The Pelagibius sp. CAU 1746 genomic sequence TGCCCATGATGAGCGCGCCGGCCTGCTTCAGACGTTTGACCACGTAGGCATCGGCTGACGGCTTGCGGCCGGCATCCAGCGGCGTGCCGTTCTCGGTGGGAATCCCCTCGGTGTCGATGACGTCCTTCAAACCCACCGGCAGGCCATGCAACGGTCCGATGGGGCGCCCGGCCGCGCGATGCTCGTCCAGCCGGCGGGCCTGCTGCATCACATGGTCGCCATCCAGCCAGGCCCAGGCGCCGACGTCCTCCTCGCGGCGGCCGACGACGCCGAGGCAAGCCTCGGCCAATTCCACGGCCCTAAGCGCGCCACCGGCGAGCCGGTCGCGCAGTTCGACCGCATCGAGCCTCAGGATATCGTCGTTCACCACAACCATCGGCTCACCCGTAGATCAGGCCAGGCAGCCAGAAGGCGATCTGCGGCTGCAGGTAGAGCACCGCCATGGCAACAAACACCAGCAGCAGGAAGGGGAAGCAGCCCTTGAATATCTGCACCAACTGCACTTGAGGTGGCGCGATCCCCTTCAGGTAGTAGGCCGACATCGCCATCGGCGGAGTCAGGAAGGACGTCTGCAGGTTCAGGGCCACGAGAATGCCGAAGAACAGCGGGTCGATGCCGAAGTGCGGCAGCAGCGGCAGGAAGATCGGCACGAAGATGATGATGATCTCCGACCACTCGAGCGGCCAGCCGAGCAGGAAGATGATGAGTTGGGCCAGCAAGAGGAACTGCAGTGGCGAGATGTTGAGGCCGGTGACGAACTCGTTGATGACCTGCTCACCGCCCAGGTAGGAGAAGACCGAGGAGAAGGTCCAGGACCCGACGAAGAGCCAGCAGACCATCGCCGTCGTGCGCACCGTGAGGTAGACCGATTCCCGCAACCGATTCCAGGTCAGCGCCCGATAAGCGACGGCCAGGACCAGGCCGCCCAGCGCGCCGATCGAGGCCGCTTCTGTCGGCGTCGCCAGGCCGAAGAGAATAGCGCCCAGAACCGCCAGGATAAGAAAGGCGAGCGGGAAGAACGACGTCAGCAGCAACACGACGAGCTTGAAGAAAGGAATGTCCGGCACCTCGTCGGCCCTTGGTCGCGGCGCCACTTGCGGCTGCACGATAGCGCGCCCCACCACATAGCAAAGATAGAGTCCCGAGAGCAGAAGCCCCGGCAGGATCGCACCGGCATAGAGCTGCACGATCGACACACCCGAGGAAGCGGCATAGACGATCAGCATGATCGACGGCGGGATCAGGATGCCCAGCGTGCCGCCGGCACAGATGATGCCCGACGCGAAGCTGCTCTCGTAGCGCGCGTTCAACATGGCCGGCAGCGCCAGCAGCCCCATCAGCGTCACCACCGCGCCGACGATGCCGGTGGCGGTGGCGAAGAGCGTGCAGGTGATGAGCGCCGCCACGGCCATGGAGCCGGGAATCCGCCGCGAGGCGATGTTCAGGGTGGAGAACAGCCGCGCGACGATATTGGCGCGCTCCACGATATAGCCCATGAAGAGGAACAGCGGCACCGCCGTGAGGACCTCGTTGGTCATCACCGAGTATGTCTGATTGATGAAGAGGTCGAAAATCCGGTTGTTGAACAGGCCTTCGACCCAGAGCTCCGCCTGGGTCCAGGAATCCGCGCCCCCTTCCACCGCCCGGTTATAGGCCCGCCACATGCGCGGGCCGTCGAAGTAGGCGTAGTAGCCGAAACTGATGCCCATGGCCATCAGCGTGAAGGCGATCGGAAAGCCCAGGAAGATGATGATAATGAAGATGCCCAGCATGAAGAGGGCAATTTGCGGATCGCTCATGAGCGCGTGTCACCCCGGCCGGTGTTTTGGTCCAACGGCTTTACGTAGTCGATGGCCTCGGAACCGTGGTCGAGCACCTCGTGCGCCTTCTTGTCCATCAGCATGACCTCGGTTTCCTCGATGTCGTCGGCTGCCCGCAGCCATTCGTTTGTGCGGATGCAGAGGATGCAGCGCATGATCTGGGCGATACCCTGGACCACCAGCAGCAGGCCCGCCGCCACGATCACCGACTTCAGCTGGAAGACGGGGACGCCGGCGGGGCTGTTTACGCTGACCTCCAGATAGCCCCAGGAACGCGCGGCATACTTCCATCCGGAAAGAACGAGGGCCAGAACGCCGGGGAAGAAGAAGATGAAGTAGAGGACCAGTTCCACCTTCGCCTGGGTCTTCGGCTGCCAGAGCCGGTAGATGAAATCGCCGCGCACGTGGCCGCCGCGCGACAGCGTGTAGGCGCCGCCCATCATGAAGAGCGTGCCGTACATGATGAAGGAGACGTCCAGCGACCAGGAGGTCGGCGCGTTCAGCAGGTAACGCACGAAAACCTCATAGGCCATGCCGAAGGTCATTACCAGGATCGTCCAGGCAAAGGCCTTGCCGAACCAGGCCGAAAGCCGGTCGGCAAACCTGATGTAGCGGATCATCGCCTCATCTCAGCCATTGTTGAATGCTTCGAAAACCAACTGCTTGCCGGGGGCAATCAGCAATCCGCTCCGGCGCCGGTATTGTGGACCGAGCAGCCGGAGCGGTCATGCAGAAATCCCGCAGCTTACAGTTTCAGCTTGCCAGGGAAGTAGTGGTTATAAGCAAGCGCGTAGTCCGGCGAGTTCATCAACTCGTAGAACACAACCCGCTCAACCCAGGCGCGCTGGCTGTCGAGGACCTTTTTCATGTAGGCGTCCTCTTCCAGGGTCGGGATCAACTCGTCCCAGGCCTTCAGCTCGGCGTCGAGGATCTCCTTGGAGGTCCGGTGGACGGTCACGCCATGTTCGGACTGCAGCTTCTGCAGGTCCGAAGAATAGTTATCCAGCGCGAGCGCGGTATTGGAGGTGCTGACCGCCTCCACGCCGTACTGCAGGATGGCCGACAAATCGTCCGGCAGGTCGTCGAAGAAATCCTTATTGAAGAGGAATTCGAACGACTCACTGGCCTGGTGATAGGACGACAGCATGTAGTTCTTGGCCACGTCCTGAGCACCGAAGCGCATGTCGGACGACGGATTGTTGAACTCGAAGGCGTCGATCACGCCGCGCTCCATGGCCGGCACGATTTCACCGCCCGGCAACTGGGCCACGCTCATGCCGAGACGTTGCATGAGATCGGCGGCCAAGCCCACGGTGCGGTACTTGAAGCCCTGCAGGTCCGACACCTTGCTGACCGGCTCCTTGAACCAGCCGAAAGGCTGAGCCGGCATCGGGAAGCCGTAGAAGCCATAGACGTTGAGGCCGAGAATCTGCTGGGTCAGTTCCGCGTAGAGCTCCTTGCCGCCGCCGGCATAGAACCACGCCAGCATGGTGTTGGCGCTGCCGCCGAACACCGGACCGGTGCCGAACAGCGAGGCGGCCTTGTGCTTGCCGTACCAGTAGACCGGCACGGTGTGGGCGGCATCGAGCACGCCGTCGTTCACCGCGTCCAGCACCTGGAAAGCCGCGACCACGGCGCCAGCAGGCAAGAGGTCGACTTTCAGGCGGCCGCCGGACATCTTTTCCACGCGCTCGACATACTGGCGGGCGAAATCCATCCAGATATCGGAGGCCGGCCAGGACGTCTGCATCTTCACAACCAGCGGGGCCTGGCCGATGGCAGCCGGCGCCGCCAGCGTGCTCGCCGCGGTCGCACCGGCGGCAATGGCGCCGCCTTTCAGGAGCTTGCGGCGCGATACTGCTTTTGTTTCGGACTTATTCTTCACAGCTTTCCTCCCATTTTTATTGATGACCCGTCGTGGGCCGGTCCTCCTCGGACTTTGGCTGGCATCGAGACCGGACGTCACCAACCCTTCAAAACTAGCACAAACCACCTTCGATTCTTGTGCAAATCCACAAATCGTGAACATACCGCAGAACCGAAACGGAACCGACCAGGCGACAACCCGGCCACCGCACCAGCGGCCGCGTGGCGGCGCC encodes the following:
- a CDS encoding TRAP transporter large permease subunit is translated as MSDPQIALFMLGIFIIIIFLGFPIAFTLMAMGISFGYYAYFDGPRMWRAYNRAVEGGADSWTQAELWVEGLFNNRIFDLFINQTYSVMTNEVLTAVPLFLFMGYIVERANIVARLFSTLNIASRRIPGSMAVAALITCTLFATATGIVGAVVTLMGLLALPAMLNARYESSFASGIICAGGTLGILIPPSIMLIVYAASSGVSIVQLYAGAILPGLLLSGLYLCYVVGRAIVQPQVAPRPRADEVPDIPFFKLVVLLLTSFFPLAFLILAVLGAILFGLATPTEAASIGALGGLVLAVAYRALTWNRLRESVYLTVRTTAMVCWLFVGSWTFSSVFSYLGGEQVINEFVTGLNISPLQFLLLAQLIIFLLGWPLEWSEIIIIFVPIFLPLLPHFGIDPLFFGILVALNLQTSFLTPPMAMSAYYLKGIAPPQVQLVQIFKGCFPFLLLVFVAMAVLYLQPQIAFWLPGLIYG
- a CDS encoding TRAP transporter small permease subunit, yielding MIRYIRFADRLSAWFGKAFAWTILVMTFGMAYEVFVRYLLNAPTSWSLDVSFIMYGTLFMMGGAYTLSRGGHVRGDFIYRLWQPKTQAKVELVLYFIFFFPGVLALVLSGWKYAARSWGYLEVSVNSPAGVPVFQLKSVIVAAGLLLVVQGIAQIMRCILCIRTNEWLRAADDIEETEVMLMDKKAHEVLDHGSEAIDYVKPLDQNTGRGDTRS
- a CDS encoding TRAP transporter substrate-binding protein, producing MKNKSETKAVSRRKLLKGGAIAAGATAASTLAAPAAIGQAPLVVKMQTSWPASDIWMDFARQYVERVEKMSGGRLKVDLLPAGAVVAAFQVLDAVNDGVLDAAHTVPVYWYGKHKAASLFGTGPVFGGSANTMLAWFYAGGGKELYAELTQQILGLNVYGFYGFPMPAQPFGWFKEPVSKVSDLQGFKYRTVGLAADLMQRLGMSVAQLPGGEIVPAMERGVIDAFEFNNPSSDMRFGAQDVAKNYMLSSYHQASESFEFLFNKDFFDDLPDDLSAILQYGVEAVSTSNTALALDNYSSDLQKLQSEHGVTVHRTSKEILDAELKAWDELIPTLEEDAYMKKVLDSQRAWVERVVFYELMNSPDYALAYNHYFPGKLKL